One Synechocystis sp. LKSZ1 genomic window, GATGGAAAACCCAATTGATGCCGTAGTCGTAATTGCCAATGGCTGAAACGGTGGCCAAAACCAGTTCTCGGGCTCGATGGCCTTGGTAATCTTCGGTGTTGAAATCGTAGTGCCGCCAGAGGATACCGCCATCCCGCTCGTAGATGCCCAGGACATTTTTGCTGATACTGGGCTGGCCCTGTTCATCGGTAAAAAGCGCATCCAGCAGGAGGGCATGATTCGGCACATCTTTACCCTTAACCAAGGTTGTGGATAGCCAACCAAAACGGTATTCCCCCACATCAAAGGCACTCCTCACCACCCAAGGCGGCGTAGGGTCAGCGTAGGGAACCACCATCTCCGATAAACTGGCGCGGTAAAGCACTGGCCGCTCCTGGCCTTGATCCTTGTAGCTGACTTGGTAGAGGGTAAGGCCTTCTCGGGGATGCATCAAATAGCGAAATGTCCAATTGTGCCATTGGATCTGATTTCCCTGGCGTTGAAAACTGGCCCCCTGGGGTTGTTGCCAGAGCAGAGGTTTCAGGGCCGGTTGGAGCGGTTTAACACTGTCGGGATCGTAGTCAAAATTGGCCTTGGAGAAGGGAACCACGCCGTAGTCTCGGATATCCACTAGTTGCCGACGCTCCAAGTCCACCGTCACCATCAGGTTTTCGATGGGCGCACCATAGTAGTTTTTTCGTCCTGCGGTGGGATAGTAGGTAATGCCGCGTATTAAACGTTTTCCCGAATTGGCTTCCGCTTCATTCTGGAGGCCCAGGGCCCAACCATCAATGACTGCTGGCTTAAAGTCCCTAATACCGCGCTTTTGCAGGGCCGCCTGCCATTGAGGATCGGCCTTGACAACCTCGGTTAGGGTTTCGTAGTCAGAATCAGCAAAGGGGGGTTGGCCCTGGGTGACGGTCTGCCAGGTGTTGATCCGCTGGCCCTGGAGATCGACCACCGCCTCGTAGGTGAGATGCTTGCCTAAGTCCCGTAGAATAGCGGCGGCCTGGCGGGGAAACGGTTGCTGGTTTTGAAAGTTAAGCACGGTCTGCTTATCCGGTTCCTGGAGGGCCAAGTCAATAAAGATAACCTGCTTGCCCAGTTGCTTTTCGGTTTTCAAAACC contains:
- a CDS encoding primary-amine oxidase, with product MLRRRFWLFCLTLLVCLSLGVWGLSQRAVAKGVPKHPLDPLTAEEIQTAVRVLKTEKQLGKQVIFIDLALQEPDKQTVLNFQNQQPFPRQAAAILRDLGKHLTYEAVVDLQGQRINTWQTVTQGQPPFADSDYETLTEVVKADPQWQAALQKRGIRDFKPAVIDGWALGLQNEAEANSGKRLIRGITYYPTAGRKNYYGAPIENLMVTVDLERRQLVDIRDYGVVPFSKANFDYDPDSVKPLQPALKPLLWQQPQGASFQRQGNQIQWHNWTFRYLMHPREGLTLYQVSYKDQGQERPVLYRASLSEMVVPYADPTPPWVVRSAFDVGEYRFGWLSTTLVKGKDVPNHALLLDALFTDEQGQPSISKNVLGIYERDGGILWRHYDFNTEDYQGHRARELVLATVSAIGNYDYGINWVFHQDGTLTVEVDLTGIMLAQATAQTQDEGHHSTPFGTLVAPNVVAVNHQHFMNFRLDFDVDGPVNNVAEMNVKALPVSDTNPQGNAFSMQAQPLRRETEAVRDVSLAQSRTWVITSAQHQNSLGAKTGYMLMPGGNAPFYPASTSNVFQRGQFARHHFWATAYHPQERYAGGDYPNQGLPNQGLPQWIADNQSLENQDLVIWYTMGVTHIPRPEEWPIMTVHPVSFKIMPWGFFGQNPVLNVADPLDPPK